A genomic segment from Cumulibacter soli encodes:
- a CDS encoding 4'-phosphopantetheinyl transferase family protein has translation MTDPVVRFEPVDRHADAGLLTAYELGRRDRLVRATDRAAYVAAHVLVRRCVAELTGLRLADIRISQVCPTCGVEPGHGVPLVSGHPDLQISLSHSRHHVAAAAAMAPIGIDVETIDEHGRQDVVEAALSAAEQAWVRAQPDPHRAFLRLWVRKEAWIKCGNASLDDLAAIDVLSEDAAAPDHTAFQEWSIPDAVGAWTAVERQPRVDLWSVDATRPRISADHRDATHRPARRTRTGPGVPNLRGTPHD, from the coding sequence ATGACCGACCCCGTGGTCCGCTTCGAACCCGTTGACCGGCACGCCGACGCCGGGCTGCTAACGGCGTACGAACTCGGGCGCCGCGACCGCCTGGTCCGCGCAACCGACCGCGCCGCCTACGTCGCCGCGCACGTCCTGGTACGCCGCTGTGTGGCCGAACTGACCGGTCTCCGGCTCGCAGACATCCGTATTTCACAGGTATGCCCGACCTGCGGCGTCGAGCCCGGGCACGGCGTACCGCTGGTCAGCGGCCACCCAGACCTCCAGATCAGTCTCAGCCACAGCCGGCACCACGTGGCCGCCGCCGCGGCTATGGCGCCAATCGGCATCGACGTGGAGACGATCGACGAGCACGGCAGACAGGACGTGGTTGAGGCGGCACTGAGTGCGGCCGAACAAGCCTGGGTACGAGCGCAACCCGACCCGCATCGCGCGTTCCTGCGGCTATGGGTGCGCAAGGAGGCGTGGATCAAATGCGGGAACGCGTCATTGGACGACCTGGCTGCAATCGACGTACTCTCCGAGGACGCGGCGGCACCCGATCACACGGCATTCCAGGAATGGTCCATACCCGACGCCGTCGGTGCCTGGACGGCCGTCGAGAGGCAACCTCGGGTCGACCTCTGGTCAGTAGACGCGACGAGGCCGAGAATCAGCGCCGACCACCGCGACGCAACGCATCGTCCAGCTCGTCGAACTCGAACTGGGCCGGGCGTACCAAACCTTCGCGGTACGCCGCACGACTGA
- the mnhG gene encoding monovalent cation/H(+) antiporter subunit G — translation MSWSGLFDVLGAISILAGAALTLIAGIGLMRFNALYMRMHAATKPQTLGLLLILVGLALTLRSWAAFGTLVLVAIAQALTAPVSAHMLSRAAYREGLVRPAQFEFDELDDALRRGGRR, via the coding sequence ATGTCCTGGAGCGGGTTGTTCGACGTACTCGGCGCGATTTCGATCCTGGCCGGCGCCGCGTTGACGTTGATCGCGGGAATCGGCTTGATGCGATTCAATGCGTTGTATATGCGGATGCATGCTGCCACGAAGCCCCAAACGCTAGGGTTGCTGCTGATCTTGGTCGGGCTCGCGTTGACACTGCGCAGTTGGGCGGCGTTCGGCACGCTGGTGTTGGTCGCGATAGCGCAAGCGTTGACGGCACCGGTGTCGGCGCACATGCTCAGTCGTGCGGCGTACCGCGAAGGTTTGGTACGCCCGGCCCAGTTCGAGTTCGACGAGCTGGACGATGCGTTGCGTCGCGGTGGTCGGCGCTGA
- a CDS encoding monovalent cation/H+ antiporter complex subunit F: MTVVHIVAAAMLLVAVLLAIVRLLRGPSNVDRILASDVMVVTLIGGVALAITHSDTSSALPILLALALVGFVGAVSVARFLVDRRGRER; this comes from the coding sequence ATGACCGTCGTACATATCGTCGCCGCCGCGATGCTGCTTGTCGCGGTACTGCTGGCAATCGTGCGGCTGCTGCGCGGGCCGTCCAACGTAGACCGGATTCTCGCCTCCGATGTCATGGTGGTGACCTTGATCGGTGGCGTCGCGCTGGCGATCACGCACTCGGACACATCCTCCGCGCTGCCGATCTTGTTAGCGCTCGCCCTGGTCGGTTTCGTCGGTGCGGTATCGGTCGCACGATTCTTGGTCGACCGGCGCGGACGGGAGCGCTGA
- a CDS encoding Na+/H+ antiporter subunit E yields the protein MSRVGLSRRPGFQPRTVIAVALVWILMWDKLSWGNVINGLLIGVLVTVVFPLPSIEYYGRPRPLRVFVLVVSFMWSIVVASLHVAAMALRPTPPPRGSIIEVKLRTRSDLYLTLVAVMTVLVPGSVVIEVRRSAGTLYVHDVDAVDETTLEQRRAAILDLERRLVLAIGTSEEIERVEGDAG from the coding sequence ATGAGCCGAGTCGGACTCAGTAGGCGACCGGGGTTCCAGCCGCGCACGGTCATCGCGGTCGCGCTGGTGTGGATCCTGATGTGGGACAAGCTCAGTTGGGGCAATGTGATCAATGGGTTGCTGATCGGCGTCCTGGTCACTGTGGTGTTCCCGTTGCCGTCGATCGAGTACTACGGCAGACCGAGGCCGCTGCGGGTATTCGTGCTCGTGGTCAGTTTCATGTGGTCGATAGTCGTGGCGTCGCTGCACGTCGCGGCGATGGCGCTACGGCCGACTCCGCCGCCACGTGGCTCCATCATTGAGGTCAAGTTGCGTACCCGATCGGACCTGTACTTGACTCTGGTCGCGGTGATGACAGTGCTGGTGCCGGGATCGGTCGTCATCGAGGTGCGCCGCTCGGCCGGAACGCTGTATGTGCACGACGTCGATGCCGTCGACGAAACAACGCTTGAGCAGCGGCGGGCAGCGATCCTCGATCTGGAACGACGTCTGGTGCTCGCGATCGGGACTTCCGAGGAGATCGAGCGAGTGGAAGGGGATGCCGGATGA
- a CDS encoding Na+/H+ antiporter subunit D: MTMTWLVPMPVLLPLFGAALTLVFRRSVQLQRIISLTVLALTVVVAGVLMYIADTSGPLTLWIGGWEEPLGISLVADRLAALMLMVSSIVTFVVLIFSIGQGVADGDEETPLTVYFPTFLVLSAGVAYAFLAGDLFNLFVGFEILLFASYVLLTLGGLGPRIRAGTTYVVVSLVSSFLFLVAIAAVYAAVGTVNLAQLAKRLPEIDSGVALVLQLLLLTVFGIKAAVFPMSAWLPDSYPTAPAPVTAVFAGLLTKVGVYAMIRTQTLLFPDSPLQDVLMWVALLTMLIGILGAVSQTGIKRILSFTLVSHIGYMLFGIALADQAGLSGAVFYVVHHITIQTALFLVTGLIDRVSGSTSLGALGGLAAISPVLAVLFFVGAMNLGGIPPLSGFIAKTGLLQAGVDLGTPLAYVLIAGALATSLLTLYVMAKVWGAAFWRSPSETTASAMAARPDIDPEAAAQREGHELEFDVELATDTSRSKALPVSMLMATAAMTAVSLAITIGAGPLFGYTDDAAHDMIMRTPYIDAVLPPGVE, encoded by the coding sequence ATGACCATGACCTGGCTCGTGCCGATGCCGGTTCTGCTGCCCCTGTTCGGAGCCGCGCTCACCTTGGTGTTCCGCCGCTCGGTGCAACTGCAACGCATCATCAGCCTCACGGTGCTGGCGCTGACCGTCGTTGTCGCAGGCGTCCTGATGTACATCGCGGACACATCCGGCCCGCTGACCCTGTGGATCGGCGGGTGGGAGGAACCGCTCGGTATCTCGCTGGTTGCCGACCGGTTAGCGGCGTTGATGCTGATGGTGTCCTCGATCGTTACGTTTGTGGTACTGATCTTCTCAATCGGTCAGGGTGTCGCGGACGGCGATGAGGAAACGCCGCTGACGGTGTACTTCCCGACGTTCCTGGTGCTCAGCGCCGGCGTCGCGTACGCCTTCCTGGCCGGCGACCTGTTCAACCTGTTCGTCGGGTTCGAAATCCTGCTGTTTGCCTCGTACGTGCTGCTGACCCTGGGTGGTCTGGGTCCGCGGATCCGGGCCGGGACGACGTACGTCGTGGTCAGTCTGGTCTCGTCGTTCCTGTTTCTGGTGGCGATCGCCGCGGTATACGCGGCCGTCGGGACGGTCAACCTCGCTCAGCTCGCGAAACGATTACCGGAGATCGACAGCGGGGTCGCCCTGGTCCTGCAGTTACTGCTGTTGACCGTGTTCGGGATCAAGGCTGCCGTGTTCCCCATGTCCGCGTGGCTGCCGGACAGTTACCCCACCGCCCCCGCGCCGGTCACCGCGGTGTTTGCCGGGCTGCTGACGAAAGTCGGCGTGTACGCGATGATCCGTACGCAGACGCTGTTGTTCCCGGATTCACCGCTGCAGGACGTGCTGATGTGGGTCGCCTTGTTGACGATGCTGATCGGCATCCTGGGCGCGGTCAGTCAGACCGGCATCAAGCGAATCTTGTCCTTCACCCTGGTCAGCCATATTGGCTACATGCTGTTCGGCATCGCACTGGCCGATCAGGCGGGACTGTCGGGCGCCGTGTTCTATGTCGTCCACCACATCACCATTCAGACCGCACTGTTCTTGGTGACCGGACTGATCGATCGGGTCAGCGGCTCGACGTCACTCGGCGCGCTGGGTGGGCTGGCGGCAATCTCACCGGTGTTGGCGGTCTTGTTCTTCGTCGGCGCGATGAACCTCGGTGGGATCCCGCCGTTATCGGGATTCATCGCCAAGACAGGCCTGCTGCAGGCGGGTGTCGATCTCGGCACGCCGCTGGCCTACGTGCTGATCGCGGGCGCGCTCGCGACCAGTCTGCTCACGCTGTACGTGATGGCGAAAGTCTGGGGTGCTGCGTTCTGGCGCTCGCCCAGTGAGACGACGGCGTCCGCGATGGCCGCGCGGCCGGATATCGACCCGGAAGCGGCCGCCCAGCGTGAAGGGCACGAACTCGAGTTTGATGTTGAACTGGCCACCGATACCTCGCGCAGTAAAGCGTTGCCGGTGTCGATGCTGATGGCGACGGCGGCGATGACTGCGGTGAGCCTGGCGATCACCATCGGCGCCGGTCCCTTGTTCGGCTACACCGATGACGCCGCTCACGACATGATTATGCGGACGCCGTACATCGATGCCGTGCTGCCACCGGGGGTGGAGTGA
- a CDS encoding Na(+)/H(+) antiporter subunit C: protein MTPIAADAHLQPNITLILVGSVLVAAGVYLLLERSLTRVLLGIVLMSNGVAGLYLVVMGKARGAPLLGERPPEEMSDPLPEALVLTAIVISLATVAFMMALAYRYWRLTGSDDVPDDLEDALILRLAERDQPSESYDADVTSTTEAEEDPEEAEAREAEERARTEAAALNAAVEADVGGEYPKDAEGDDSPGDRDDAGPGAEPGTDGASR from the coding sequence GTGACACCTATCGCCGCTGATGCGCACTTGCAGCCGAACATCACCTTGATCCTGGTCGGGTCCGTTCTGGTCGCCGCAGGCGTTTACCTACTACTGGAGCGCTCGCTGACCCGTGTGCTGCTGGGCATCGTGTTGATGAGCAACGGTGTCGCCGGGCTGTACCTGGTGGTGATGGGCAAAGCCCGCGGTGCGCCGCTGCTGGGTGAGCGTCCGCCGGAAGAAATGAGCGATCCGCTACCGGAGGCGCTCGTACTGACCGCGATCGTGATTTCGCTAGCGACGGTCGCGTTCATGATGGCGCTGGCGTACCGATACTGGCGACTGACCGGCAGCGACGACGTCCCCGACGACCTTGAGGATGCGTTGATTTTGCGACTGGCCGAACGCGATCAGCCGTCCGAGTCGTACGACGCCGACGTGACCTCGACGACCGAGGCGGAGGAAGATCCCGAAGAGGCCGAGGCGCGTGAGGCGGAGGAGCGCGCGCGGACCGAGGCCGCCGCGCTGAACGCGGCGGTAGAGGCCGATGTCGGCGGTGAGTACCCGAAGGATGCCGAGGGCGACGATTCGCCCGGTGATCGCGACGATGCCGGCCCCGGCGCCGAGCCTGGTACGGATGGAGCGAGCCGATGA
- a CDS encoding Na+/H+ antiporter subunit A: MSFLLLLHLVAGLIAPLLAAWLGRRAFLVLALVPAYAFGWLVTKAATVADGRVITQTVEWIPALDIQLALRIGSLQWVLAMLVTGVGALILFYCGWYFRPVDATVWRFGAVFTLFAGAMLGLVLSDDLIMMYIFWELTTVFSYLLVGHNPIRSANRRAAMQALLVTTFGGLAMLAGIIMIGERASYRISDLLATPPPMSTEMTVAALLLLVGALSKSAQIPFHFWLPGAMAAPTPVSAYLHAAAMVKAGIYLVAVLAPIFGESPGWRPVTVVLGGFTMLVGGWRALRQYDIKLLLAYGTVSQLGFLTAMAGIGTQAAGFAAVALVVSHALFKSTLFLTVGVIDRRCGTRDLRELTGLHRRMPVLFGAAALAGMSMAGIIPLAGFVAKESAFEAVYDGGEVLGDTGRWLLIITLVTGSALTVAYTLRFLWGAFAPKADVEPNEIERMSPAFLVAPVTLATASLAVGFLGGPLGDVITPYAASIPIGEPSSGLALWHGITPALIMSLISLTVGGVLFWQRRAVGRAQAKVPALVDGERSYNFGIRTLERFAVETTAISQRGSLPTYLATILCVAVAGAGVAGLLNMPALDPVLWDTPAQAGVGAVMIAAAILAMRSSTRLKTVILVGITGYGLSLLFLLHGAPDVALTQMLVETVSIAVFVLVLRRLPREFRRRPLRASRFWRLLLAIGVGLTVAIVTLVATGARIHNPISNLFPEAAYEFGHGKNVVNVTLVDIRAWDTLGEVSVLVVAATGVASLVFVRTRNTLITRPSSESRGRSTSSGWLRSATSGQTERRSVMFEVITRLLFHTIVAFSLYLLFVGHNQPGGGFAGGLVCGLALLVRYLAGGRYELDAAAPIDAGLLVGLGLLVVTGAAFAPLAFGGAVLESTVIDFHLPIWGDVHLVTALFFDVGVYLIVVGLILDIARSLGSGVDRQHEVVS, translated from the coding sequence TTGTCATTCCTGCTGCTGCTGCATCTCGTGGCGGGTCTGATTGCGCCCCTATTGGCCGCGTGGCTTGGCCGTCGCGCATTCCTGGTACTCGCCCTCGTTCCGGCGTACGCCTTTGGGTGGCTGGTGACGAAAGCGGCAACGGTCGCCGACGGCCGGGTAATCACCCAGACCGTTGAGTGGATCCCCGCGCTGGACATCCAACTCGCATTGCGAATCGGCAGCCTGCAGTGGGTTCTCGCGATGCTGGTCACCGGGGTCGGCGCGCTGATCCTGTTCTACTGCGGCTGGTACTTCCGCCCAGTAGATGCCACGGTCTGGCGGTTCGGGGCGGTATTCACGCTGTTCGCCGGCGCGATGCTCGGGCTCGTCCTCAGTGACGACCTGATCATGATGTACATCTTCTGGGAGTTGACCACGGTCTTCTCCTACTTGCTCGTCGGGCACAACCCGATTCGTTCGGCAAACCGCCGCGCCGCGATGCAGGCTCTGTTGGTCACCACCTTCGGTGGCCTAGCCATGCTCGCCGGGATCATCATGATCGGCGAACGCGCGAGCTATCGGATCAGCGATCTGCTGGCCACACCGCCGCCGATGAGCACCGAAATGACGGTCGCGGCGTTGCTGCTGCTGGTGGGCGCCCTCTCGAAGTCGGCGCAGATCCCGTTCCACTTCTGGCTACCGGGCGCGATGGCCGCACCCACACCGGTGAGCGCTTATCTGCACGCCGCCGCGATGGTCAAGGCCGGGATTTACCTGGTCGCCGTGCTCGCGCCGATTTTCGGTGAATCACCGGGCTGGCGGCCGGTTACCGTCGTCCTCGGCGGGTTCACCATGCTCGTCGGTGGCTGGCGGGCGCTGCGCCAGTACGACATCAAACTGCTGCTTGCCTACGGCACCGTCAGCCAGTTGGGCTTCTTGACCGCAATGGCCGGAATCGGCACGCAGGCGGCCGGGTTCGCGGCTGTCGCGCTGGTGGTCAGTCATGCGCTGTTCAAGTCGACCCTATTCCTGACCGTGGGCGTCATCGACCGACGTTGCGGTACCCGTGATTTGCGTGAGCTCACCGGTCTACATCGCCGAATGCCTGTGCTGTTCGGCGCCGCCGCGCTCGCCGGCATGTCGATGGCCGGCATCATCCCGCTCGCCGGCTTCGTAGCAAAAGAGTCTGCGTTTGAAGCGGTTTACGACGGCGGAGAGGTGCTCGGCGACACCGGGCGATGGCTGCTGATCATCACGTTGGTCACCGGTTCCGCGCTGACCGTCGCCTACACGCTGCGGTTCTTGTGGGGGGCGTTCGCGCCCAAAGCCGACGTCGAGCCCAACGAGATCGAGCGGATGTCGCCGGCCTTCCTGGTGGCCCCGGTAACTCTCGCTACCGCCAGCCTCGCCGTCGGGTTCCTGGGCGGACCGCTCGGTGATGTCATCACGCCGTACGCCGCGTCGATCCCGATCGGTGAACCTTCAAGCGGGCTTGCGCTGTGGCACGGCATCACTCCCGCCCTGATCATGTCGCTGATTTCGCTGACGGTCGGCGGCGTGCTGTTCTGGCAACGGAGGGCAGTCGGCCGGGCTCAGGCGAAGGTCCCGGCGCTGGTGGACGGCGAACGTAGCTACAACTTCGGCATCCGCACGCTCGAGCGGTTCGCGGTTGAGACCACCGCCATCTCGCAGCGCGGCTCACTGCCGACGTACCTGGCCACCATTTTGTGCGTGGCTGTGGCCGGTGCCGGCGTGGCGGGTCTACTGAACATGCCCGCGCTTGACCCGGTCTTGTGGGATACCCCGGCGCAGGCCGGCGTCGGTGCGGTGATGATCGCCGCTGCGATTCTGGCGATGCGGTCCTCGACCCGGCTCAAGACCGTCATCCTCGTCGGCATCACCGGTTACGGACTGTCGCTGTTGTTCCTGCTGCACGGTGCACCGGACGTCGCGCTGACCCAGATGCTGGTGGAGACCGTATCGATCGCGGTGTTCGTGCTGGTGTTGCGTCGGCTGCCGCGGGAGTTCCGTCGCCGCCCGCTGCGGGCGAGCAGGTTCTGGCGCCTGCTGCTGGCGATCGGCGTGGGGCTAACGGTGGCAATCGTGACGCTCGTTGCCACAGGAGCGCGGATCCATAACCCAATTTCGAACCTGTTCCCCGAGGCGGCCTACGAGTTCGGTCACGGCAAGAACGTCGTGAACGTGACCCTGGTCGACATTCGAGCCTGGGACACCCTCGGTGAGGTATCGGTGCTTGTCGTGGCCGCCACCGGTGTCGCCAGCCTGGTGTTCGTGCGCACCCGAAACACGCTCATCACTCGTCCCTCCAGTGAGTCGCGGGGCCGATCCACCAGTTCCGGATGGCTCCGATCGGCGACATCGGGGCAGACCGAGCGTCGCTCAGTGATGTTCGAGGTCATCACCCGGTTGCTGTTCCATACGATCGTCGCTTTCTCGTTGTATCTACTGTTCGTGGGACATAACCAACCTGGCGGCGGGTTCGCCGGCGGACTGGTGTGTGGGCTTGCGCTGCTCGTGCGGTATCTGGCCGGTGGGCGCTACGAACTCGACGCGGCCGCGCCGATCGACGCCGGTCTGTTGGTTGGTCTCGGATTGCTGGTGGTCACGGGCGCCGCGTTCGCGCCACTTGCCTTCGGGGGTGCCGTCCTGGAGTCGACCGTGATCGACTTCCACCTGCCGATCTGGGGCGATGTACACCTGGTGACGGCGTTGTTCTTCGATGTGGGCGTCTATCTGATCGTTGTCGGGCTGATCTTGGATATCGCGCGCAGCCTCGGCAGCGGCGTGGACCGACAGCATGAGGTGGTCTCGTGA
- a CDS encoding universal stress protein — MSERTGRILVGVDGSPASIDAIKWAAQQAELTGSALIAVTSWSIPASYGVAFGGEDAVDWRANAEQAQTEALTEALGENVGNVERVIEQGHPSYVLTEATNSADLIVVGSRGHGGFAGLVLGSVSQHVVSHSACPVVVTRHPKE, encoded by the coding sequence ATGAGCGAGCGCACGGGACGGATTCTGGTGGGTGTCGATGGGTCGCCGGCATCAATCGACGCGATCAAATGGGCCGCGCAACAGGCCGAGTTGACCGGTAGCGCGCTCATCGCAGTCACCTCCTGGTCGATCCCGGCGTCGTACGGCGTCGCGTTCGGTGGCGAGGACGCTGTGGATTGGCGCGCCAACGCTGAACAGGCGCAGACCGAGGCACTGACCGAAGCTCTCGGCGAGAACGTCGGGAACGTCGAGCGCGTCATCGAGCAGGGACATCCGTCGTACGTGCTGACCGAAGCCACCAACAGCGCTGATCTGATCGTGGTCGGCTCGCGCGGGCACGGTGGGTTCGCCGGACTTGTGCTCGGATCAGTCAGCCAGCACGTCGTCTCGCATTCCGCGTGCCCGGTCGTCGTCACGCGGCACCCTAAGGAGTAG
- a CDS encoding threonine/serine ThrE exporter family protein, whose amino-acid sequence MDWLNRAVVAIRPKGPADNSTGAFDSFERTYSRRVVDLAMRVAETMLTVGASVDSGTVTALQIVKAYGVTPVHVDITYTSITVSYHRDIDEDPLTLSRVLRARTTDYTRLQRLEELTEQIDAGLDVDEARRRYNEITSAPHPYRRAIVTVANGILGAGASLLLGGSWFIAVLALCTGAMVVIVQHELSRRLLPAFFIQTVGAFVATMVAMAAITLSRNVDWIGEVRPSIIVSAAIVMLFAGMAVVGAAQDAIDGFYLTAGARIFEVVLLTLGIVFGIAVGLTVASAIGYGFELPTGPPPIPHAGQQLLGAALIAVGYTLSAYGGGRTLLLGTGIALIAYLAFLTMRWFGLEIAPSCAVGALTASFLSILVARNLHVPSLALTTAGIVPFVPGSAVFRGLQQLYGADGDVTRMINGATTLSGAIGVGLAIAAGVSLGAYFGRPTRNTIATAVRRLRGPA is encoded by the coding sequence ATGGATTGGTTGAACCGGGCCGTCGTAGCGATCCGGCCCAAGGGTCCCGCCGATAACAGCACAGGCGCATTCGATTCGTTCGAGCGCACCTATTCGCGCCGTGTTGTCGATCTGGCAATGCGCGTCGCCGAAACGATGCTGACTGTCGGGGCGTCGGTGGACAGCGGCACGGTCACGGCACTACAGATCGTGAAGGCGTACGGCGTGACTCCGGTGCACGTAGACATCACGTACACCTCCATCACGGTCTCGTATCACCGCGATATCGACGAGGACCCGCTCACCCTCAGCCGTGTCCTGCGAGCGCGCACCACCGACTACACCCGGCTACAGCGGCTAGAGGAACTCACCGAACAGATCGATGCCGGGCTCGACGTCGATGAAGCACGCCGACGGTACAACGAGATCACCAGCGCTCCGCACCCCTACCGTCGCGCCATCGTCACGGTCGCCAACGGCATCCTCGGCGCGGGCGCCAGCCTGCTGCTGGGCGGATCGTGGTTCATCGCGGTGCTGGCCTTGTGCACCGGCGCGATGGTCGTGATCGTGCAGCACGAGTTGAGCAGGCGCCTGCTGCCGGCCTTCTTCATCCAGACAGTCGGCGCATTCGTCGCCACCATGGTCGCGATGGCTGCCATCACGTTGAGCCGCAATGTGGACTGGATAGGCGAAGTGCGTCCCTCGATCATCGTCTCCGCGGCCATCGTCATGCTGTTCGCGGGTATGGCTGTGGTCGGCGCCGCACAGGATGCTATCGACGGTTTTTACCTGACGGCCGGCGCGCGGATCTTCGAGGTCGTTCTGCTCACCCTCGGCATCGTCTTCGGCATCGCCGTCGGACTCACCGTCGCCTCCGCGATCGGCTACGGGTTCGAGCTGCCCACCGGACCGCCTCCGATTCCGCACGCTGGCCAGCAGCTGCTCGGCGCGGCGCTCATCGCGGTCGGCTACACGCTCTCGGCGTACGGCGGAGGGCGCACCCTGCTGTTGGGGACCGGTATCGCGCTGATCGCCTACTTGGCGTTCCTGACCATGCGGTGGTTCGGGCTGGAGATTGCGCCGTCCTGCGCCGTCGGTGCCCTGACCGCTAGCTTCCTCTCGATCTTGGTCGCGCGTAACCTGCACGTTCCATCGCTGGCCTTAACCACCGCCGGGATCGTGCCGTTCGTGCCGGGTTCGGCGGTGTTCCGCGGTTTGCAGCAGCTGTACGGCGCGGACGGCGATGTGACTCGCATGATTAACGGCGCCACCACCCTCAGCGGTGCGATCGGCGTCGGGTTGGCGATCGCTGCCGGCGTCTCGCTGGGTGCCTACTTCGGCCGCCCTACCCGCAACACGATCGCGACCGCAGTGCGACGACTGCGCGGCCCCGCCTGA
- the ilvA gene encoding threonine ammonia-lyase IlvA codes for MSAPASSNPLQAPPSATDVAYAAARLRTVVRQTPLETSDRLSAAMGVPVLLKREDIQLCRSYKVRGAYNFISSLSTADRERGIVCASAGNHAQGVALACSRLGIHGQVFLPTNTPRQKRQRIEQIGGEWITPVIVGRSYDEANSAARAESERGGALFVHPFDAALTIAGQGTVGVEILEALPEVDTVVVPVGGAGLLAGVALWLRANRPGVRIVGVEPDGAASFQAALDAGQPVELPEVDTFVDGAAVARVGDMSFGIASELVDEIVSVPEGAVCTEMLELYQTEGIIAEPAGALATTALRGYLQRRPEGPVVCIVSGGNNDVSRYADILERSLIHEGLRHYFLVTFPQEPGALRGFLTDVLAEGEDIVLFEYVKKNNRETGPALVGIELDQAGRLPSLLERIAASPLSIERIEPGTPLSGFLL; via the coding sequence GTGAGCGCACCCGCATCGAGTAACCCCCTCCAGGCCCCACCGAGCGCCACCGACGTGGCGTACGCCGCAGCTCGGCTCCGCACCGTCGTACGCCAGACGCCGTTGGAGACGAGCGATCGGCTGAGCGCGGCGATGGGTGTGCCGGTGCTACTCAAGCGCGAAGACATTCAATTGTGTCGCTCGTACAAGGTGCGCGGTGCCTACAATTTCATCTCGTCATTGAGCACCGCGGACCGCGAGCGCGGCATCGTCTGCGCCAGCGCCGGAAACCACGCCCAAGGCGTCGCGCTCGCGTGCAGCCGGCTCGGTATCCATGGCCAGGTGTTCTTGCCGACCAACACGCCGCGACAAAAACGCCAGCGGATCGAACAGATCGGCGGCGAGTGGATCACCCCGGTGATCGTCGGTCGGTCGTACGACGAGGCGAACTCAGCGGCACGGGCAGAAAGCGAACGGGGCGGAGCACTGTTCGTGCACCCGTTCGACGCCGCGTTGACGATCGCCGGCCAGGGCACCGTAGGCGTCGAGATCCTTGAGGCACTACCGGAAGTCGACACCGTCGTGGTGCCCGTCGGCGGCGCGGGGTTACTGGCCGGGGTGGCGCTGTGGCTACGCGCCAACCGGCCCGGCGTTCGGATCGTGGGCGTCGAGCCGGACGGTGCAGCCTCCTTCCAAGCAGCCTTGGATGCCGGCCAGCCGGTCGAATTACCAGAGGTCGATACGTTCGTGGATGGTGCTGCAGTAGCGCGCGTCGGCGATATGTCGTTCGGCATCGCCTCGGAACTGGTCGACGAAATCGTGTCGGTTCCCGAGGGGGCGGTATGCACCGAGATGTTGGAGCTGTACCAGACCGAGGGCATCATCGCTGAGCCCGCAGGCGCGTTGGCGACGACCGCGTTGCGCGGATATCTGCAGCGCCGGCCGGAGGGCCCCGTGGTGTGCATCGTCTCGGGCGGAAACAACGACGTCTCCCGGTACGCCGACATCCTGGAACGCTCACTGATCCACGAGGGCCTACGCCACTACTTCCTGGTCACCTTCCCCCAAGAACCCGGCGCGTTGCGCGGGTTCCTGACCGACGTACTCGCCGAGGGCGAAGACATCGTGCTGTTCGAGTACGTGAAGAAGAACAACCGGGAGACCGGCCCGGCGCTGGTCGGCATCGAACTCGATCAGGCCGGTCGGCTGCCATCACTGCTGGAGCGGATCGCGGCCAGTCCGTTGAGCATCGAGCGCATCGAACCCGGCACTCCCCTGTCGGGATTCTTGCTGTAG
- a CDS encoding GNAT family N-acetyltransferase — translation MATEVRKNEAMSRYEAVLDDGVVAGFAEYVEEAHRVTFTHTEVGEQYAGQGIAAQLARTALDAARAAGKSVVPRCPYFRGYIDKHDEYSDLVA, via the coding sequence ATGGCTACCGAGGTACGTAAGAACGAAGCGATGAGCCGCTACGAAGCCGTGCTGGACGACGGTGTCGTCGCCGGATTTGCCGAGTACGTCGAGGAGGCCCACCGGGTCACCTTCACGCATACCGAAGTGGGCGAGCAGTACGCCGGACAAGGTATCGCCGCACAGTTGGCCCGCACCGCACTGGACGCGGCCCGAGCGGCCGGCAAGTCGGTCGTACCGCGGTGCCCGTACTTCAGGGGATACATCGACAAGCACGACGAGTACTCCGACCTCGTCGCCTGA